CCCTGATGTCCGGCCCTGTCTTCGGGGGTGGTTCCGGGGGCGGCAGGCGTCCACCGCTCCACCGGGCGCCCTACCGTGGACGTATGGACATCAACGGCCCGGCCGGGCTGAGCGCGCTCGACGAGCGGATCGCCGGGTGCCGACGCTGCCCTCGGCTGGTCGCCTGGCGGGAGGAGGTCGCCCGTACCAAGCGGGCCGGTTTCGCGGACCAGGACTACTGGGGGCGACCGGTGCCGGGGTTCGGACCGGCGGATGCCCGGCTGCTGATCGTCGGGCTGGCGCCCGCCGCCCACGGCGGGAACCGGACCGGGCGGATGTTCACGGGAGACCGTTCCGGAGACGTCCTGTACGAGGCCCTGCACGAGGTGGGGCTCGCGCCCCAGGCCGGTTCGGTGAGTGTCGACGACGGGCTCGAACTGTACGGCGCACGCATCACGTCTCCCGTGCACTGCGCCCCGCCCGCCAACAAGCCGACGCCCGAGGAGCGGGACGCCTGCCGGCCGTGGCTGGTGAGCGAGCTGGAGCTGCTCCGGCCGACACTGCGGGCCGTGGTGGTGCTCGGGGCGTTCGGCTGGCAGGCGACACTGCCCGTTCTCGACGCGGCCGGCTGGAGCG
The DNA window shown above is from Streptomyces sp. NBC_01451 and carries:
- a CDS encoding uracil-DNA glycosylase, which gives rise to MDINGPAGLSALDERIAGCRRCPRLVAWREEVARTKRAGFADQDYWGRPVPGFGPADARLLIVGLAPAAHGGNRTGRMFTGDRSGDVLYEALHEVGLAPQAGSVSVDDGLELYGARITSPVHCAPPANKPTPEERDACRPWLVSELELLRPTLRAVVVLGAFGWQATLPVLDAAGWSVPRPRPAFGHGAQVTLGGGLRLFGCFHVSQRNTFTGRLTPAMLRDVLRDAASAAGLPRQR